ACCCCGATGCTGTACCCGGGGGAGGCCGGGATCCTGGCCGTCGGAGCGGTGCGCCGGCAGCCGTGGGAGTACCAGGGCGAGGTGGCGCTGCGTCAGGTGCTGACCCTCAGCCTGTCCTTCGATCACCGGCTGGTCGACGGCGAGCAGGGCTCCCGATTCCTGGCCGATGTCGGCCGGATCCTGGCGGACCCGGGCATGGTCCTCACGATGATCTGAGGCGCCGGTCTGACCCGGCGTCCAGGCGCCCGGCGAGCGGACGGGGCGTGCCTCAGTCCGTCCCGCTGGGCGCCGTGAGCGCGGCGTAGGCCATGGCTTCCAGTACAGGCCGTGCCGTCTTCGCAGGCACGGTGCGTCCGCGTTCGCGGAGCGAGTGCGGGGTGGAGTTGATGAGGCCGAAACAGGCGTGGACCCGGAGCCGCCGTTCGCTGGGTCCCGCACCGGGCAGCTCGGCGCCGAGGGCCTGGACCCACAGTTCGACGTAGGCGCGCTGGAGTTCGCGCACCTGCTTCCGGCTCGCCTCGGGGAGCGACTGGAAATCGCGGTCCTGGATCCGGATCACCTCCGGCTGGGACAGGGCGAAGTCGGTGTGGAACCGCACGAGGGCGCGGAGGGCCATGCCGCCCGGCGCGGAATCCGCGGCCGCGTCCATCACCTCACGGCCGCCGTCGAGGAGCCGCCGGCTCACGCCCAGGAGCAGCTCCTCCAGGACGGCCTGCTTCGACGGGAAGTGCCGGTAGACGGCAGGGCCGCTCATCCCGACGGCGGCGCCCAGCGCTTCCAGGGACACCTTGGCGAATCCGGAGTCGGCGAAGAGCCGGGCCGCCTGAGACACCAGGGCCTTCCGTCGTTCCTCCTTGGCCACGGATCGCGCCGTCGCGGGGCTTTCGCTCACTTGTTCCTCCCGAGTGGTGGACATCACGCTCATTCGAGACTAACCTCAAACTCAGTTATACGTCACTAACTGAAATGTGACGTACCCGCTTCGGAAAGAGCAGGTCAATGGAGATTCTGTCCACCACAGTGGAACCGGCCTCCCCGCAGTTCGAGGCCAACGAGGCCGCACAACGGGCCCTGGTGGAGGAGCTCCGGGAGAAGCTGGCCGCCGCCGCGCTCGGCGGTCCTGAGAAGTCCCGCGAACGCCATGTCGCCCGTGGCAAACTGCTGCCCCGGGACCGCGTGGACCTCCTCCTGGACGAGGGCAGCCCGTTCCTGGAGGTCGCGCCTCTGGCGGCCGAGGATCTGTACGACGGCGCGTCGCCGGCCGCGGGCGTGATCGCCGGCATCGGCGTCGTGGAGGGCCGCCTGGTGATGGTGGTGTGCAATGACGCCACCGTGAAGGGCGGCACCTACTATCCCCTGACGGTGCGCAAGCACCTGCGGGCGCAGGAGATCGCTCTGGAGAACGGCCTGCCGTGCGTGTATCTCGTGGATTCCGGCGGTGCTTTCCTCCCGATGCAGGACGAGGTCTTCCCGTCGAAAGACCACTTCGGACGGATCTTCTACAACCAGGCGCAGCTCTCGGCGCGGAAGATCCCGCAGATCGCGGCCGTCATGGGGTCCTGCACCGCCGGCGGCGCGTACGTCCCGGCCATGAGCGACGAGACCGTCATCGTGAAGAACCAGGGCACGATCTTCCTGGGCGGGCCTCCGCTCGTGAAGGCGGCCATCGGTGAGGTCGTGACCGCCGAGGAGCTGGGCGGGGGAGAGGTCCACGCCAGGATATCCGGTGTGGCCGACCATCTGGCCGAGAACGACGAACACGCCCTGCAGATCGTCAGGGACATCGTCGCCACGCTGCCGGAGACCCCCGCCCGCGCGTGGGACGTGCTGCCGGTCCGGGAGCCCGTCGTGGATCCCGCGGAGTTGTACGGCGCAGTGCCTGTCGATGTGAACGCCTCCTACGACGTGCGCGAGGTCATCGCGCGGCTCGTGGACGGGAGCGAGTTCCACGAGTTCAAGCGGGAGTACGGAGACACACTGGTCACCGGCTTCGCACACGTGATGGGGCACCCGGTGGGCATCGTCGCCAACAACGGTGTGCTGTTCTCCGAATCGGCCCGCAAGGGCGCCCACTTCATCGAACTCTGCGACCAGCGCGGCGTGCCGCTCCTGTTCCTGCAGAACATCACCGGCTTCATGGTGGGCAAGGACGCCGAGCACGGGGGCATCGCCCGCGACGGCGCCAAGATGGTCACGGCCGTCGCCACGGCCCGGGTGCCGAAGTTCACCATCGTGATCGGCGGCTCGTTCGGCGCCGGGAACTACTCGATGTGCGGCCGGGCCTACAGCCCGCGCTTCCTCTGGATGTGGCCCGCGGCGCGCATCTCCGTCATGGGCGGCGCCCAGGCGGCCAGCGTGCTCGCGACCGTCAAGCGCGGCCAGCTCGAGGCGGCCGGCCAGGAGTGGAGCGCCGAGGACGAGGAGGCCTTCAAGGCCCCGATCCGCGAACAGTACGAGACCCAGGGCAGCCCGTACTACTCCACCGCGCGGCTCTGGGACGACGGCATCATCGACCCGATGGACACCCGCCGGGTGCTCGGTCTCGCCCTCGACGCCGCGTCACGGGTTCCTCTGCCCGAGACCTCCTTCGGCCTTTTCAGGATGTGATCATGGATTTCGGATTCATCGCAGGAACTCCGGACGAGCGCCGGGTCCGGGCTGCCCTCGCCGAGGGACGGCCCTTCGGCTCGGTGCTCATCGCCAACCGCGGCGAGATCGCGGTGCGGATCATCCGCACTCTCCAGCGCCTGGGCATCCGGTCCATCGCCGTCTACAGCGACGCCGACGCGGAGGCCCTGCACGTCCAGCTGGCGGATGAAGCGGTCCGGATCGGTCCGGCGGCCGCCACCGAGAGTTACCTGAACATCGACGCCGTCGTGCGGGCCGCCGTGGAGAGCGGCGCCGACGCCGTGCACCCGGGCTACGGCTTCCTCAGCGAGAACGCGCGCTTCGCCGAAGCGCTCGCCGCCGCAGGCGTCACGTTCATCGGACCCGGCGTGGACGCGCTCGCCGTGATGGGCGACAAGATCACCGCCAAGAACCACGTGTCCCGCTCCGGCGTGCCCACCGTTCCCGGCTATGCCGGCTCGCCGGGCCGGCCGCCCACCGACGACGAGCTGCGGCAGCACGCCGCCGACGTCGGCTACCCGCTGCTCATCAAGCCGTCCGCGGGCGGCGGCGGCAAGGGCATGGTCGTGGTGGAGGCGCCGGAAGACCTCGACGCCGGCCTGGCCACCGCACGCCGCGTGGCCGCGAGCGCCTTCGGCGACGACACCCTGTTCATCGAACGGCTCGTGCGGAACCCCCGCCACATCGAGGTCCAGGTGCTGGCCGACACCCATGGGAACGTCATCCACCTGGGGGAGCGCGAGTGCTCCTTGCAGCGCCGACACCAGAAGGTCATCGAGGAGGCCCCGTCGGCATTGCTCGAAGGCCTGCCGAACGGCGCCGAGATCCGGGAGCGGATGGGGCAGGCGGCCTGCGGCGCCGCCCGGAGCGTCGACTACGTGGGCGCGGGGACCGTGGAGTTCCTGGTCTCGGACGACCGCCCCGAGGAGTTCTTCTTCATGGAGATGAACACCCGGCTGCAGGTGGAACACCCTGTCACCGAGGAGGTCACGGGCATCGACCTGGTGGAACAGCAGCTGCGGGTGGCGGCGGGGGAGACCCTGTCCATCCGGCAGGAGGATGTCCGGCTGAACGGGCACGCGATCGAGGCCCGGGTGTACGCGGAGGATCCGCGCAACGGCTTCCTCCCGGCCACGGGCACGGTGCTGCTGCTCGACGAGCACGGAACCCAGACCCCCCTTCCGGGCAGACGCTTCGCCCCCTATCGGCCGTGGAATCCCGAGCCCAGGGCTCGGATCGACTCGTCCCTCTTTCAGGACCAGGTCATCGGATCGGACTACGACCCCATGCTGGCGAAGGTCATCGTGCACGGCGAGGACCGTGCGGACGCCCTTCAAAAGCTCGATCTGGCCCTGGCGAAGTACCGCCTGCTCGGACTGTCCACGAACGTCGAGTACCTGCGTCTGCTCCTCGCGGACGAGGACGTCCAGGCCGGGCGCCTCGACACCGGCCTGATCGAACGCAAGCTGGACGGCTTCCCGTTCCACGAGGTGAACGACGTCGATCTGGCCCTGGTCGCCGTGATGACCGACCAGGTGCTCCACGGAGAGGCCTCCAGCCGGTCCCGCGACTCCACCACCGGCCTGGGGCCGGGCTGGGGAGCCATCGACGGCTGGCGCCTCGTGGCTCACTCGCCTCGAAGGATTCATGCCGTGGTGGCCGGGACGGACCTGACGGCCCAGGTGTCAGGCGGGATCTGGCGCCAGAAGTCACGTGACCTGCCGGTCACCGTCGAGTACCAGGTGACGCTGCCCGGGCGCGACGCCGTCATCGCGGTCACGTGGCGGATCGGGCAGGGGGCGGGCGTGTTCGAGGTGGACGGCACGCCCTACGAGTACGTGGTGGCCGTCCCTGGCGCCAGCAGGGGCCATCTGGACACGCCACGATCGATCACCGCGTGGATCGGCCGTGACGGCTGGTCCGCCGAGGTCGAGCTCCTGGGCCGCGAAGAAGCTCTGACCCGCCGTCTGGCCCGGCTCGACGGGCTGGAAGGCGAAGCGGATCCGCGCGTCGTGACGCCCATGCCGGGCACCGTCGTCGCCGTCATGGTGCAGGACGGCGAGCGGGTGGAGGCCGGCCGGCACCTGCTCAGCGTCGAAGCCATGAAGATGGAGCACCAGCTCACCGCACCCCTCGGGGGCATCGTGCACCTTAACGTCGCACCCGGCGATCAGGTCAAAGCCAAGGCCGCAGTGGCCACCATCCATCCCGAAGATCCGGGACACGAGAACTAGGACACCACATGCCTGATTTTGAACTCAGCGACGAGTACCAGGACCTCAGTGACACCGTCCGCGAGTTCGCGGACGAGGTCGTGGCGCCGGTGGCGCAGAAGCACGACGAGGAGCACAGCTTCCCCTATGAGGTGGTGGCCGGCATGGCCGAGCTGGGCCTCTTCGGCCTGCCGTTCCCGGAGGAGTACGGCGGCATGGGCGGCGACTACTTCGCCCTCGCCCTCGCGCTCGAGCAGCTCGGCCGCGTGGACCAGTCCGTGGCGATCACGCTGGAAGCAGGCGTCTCGCTGGGCGCGATGCCGGTGTACCGTTTCGGGACCGATGCCCAGAAGGAGGAGTGGCTGCCGTCTCTGGCCTCCGGTCAGGCTCTCGCCGGCTTCGGCCTGACGGAGCGGGAGGCCGGTTCCGACGCCGGTGGCACCCAGACCAAGGCGCGCCGCGAGGACGGCCAGTGGGTCATCAACGGCAGCAAGGAGTTCATCACGAACTCCGGCACGGACATCACCCGTCTGGTCACCGTCACGGCCGTCACCGGCATCACCGAACGCCCCGACGGCACCGTGAAGAAGGAGATCTCCACGATCCTGGTGCCCACCGACACCCCCGGCTTCATCGCGGAGAAGGCGTACAACAAGGTCGGCTGGAACGCCTCCGACACCCACCCCCTCACCCTGAAGGACGTCCGCGTCCCCGAGGAGAA
Above is a window of Arthrobacter sp. Y-9 DNA encoding:
- a CDS encoding biotin carboxylase N-terminal domain-containing protein — its product is MDFGFIAGTPDERRVRAALAEGRPFGSVLIANRGEIAVRIIRTLQRLGIRSIAVYSDADAEALHVQLADEAVRIGPAAATESYLNIDAVVRAAVESGADAVHPGYGFLSENARFAEALAAAGVTFIGPGVDALAVMGDKITAKNHVSRSGVPTVPGYAGSPGRPPTDDELRQHAADVGYPLLIKPSAGGGGKGMVVVEAPEDLDAGLATARRVAASAFGDDTLFIERLVRNPRHIEVQVLADTHGNVIHLGERECSLQRRHQKVIEEAPSALLEGLPNGAEIRERMGQAACGAARSVDYVGAGTVEFLVSDDRPEEFFFMEMNTRLQVEHPVTEEVTGIDLVEQQLRVAAGETLSIRQEDVRLNGHAIEARVYAEDPRNGFLPATGTVLLLDEHGTQTPLPGRRFAPYRPWNPEPRARIDSSLFQDQVIGSDYDPMLAKVIVHGEDRADALQKLDLALAKYRLLGLSTNVEYLRLLLADEDVQAGRLDTGLIERKLDGFPFHEVNDVDLALVAVMTDQVLHGEASSRSRDSTTGLGPGWGAIDGWRLVAHSPRRIHAVVAGTDLTAQVSGGIWRQKSRDLPVTVEYQVTLPGRDAVIAVTWRIGQGAGVFEVDGTPYEYVVAVPGASRGHLDTPRSITAWIGRDGWSAEVELLGREEALTRRLARLDGLEGEADPRVVTPMPGTVVAVMVQDGERVEAGRHLLSVEAMKMEHQLTAPLGGIVHLNVAPGDQVKAKAAVATIHPEDPGHEN
- a CDS encoding carboxyl transferase domain-containing protein is translated as MEILSTTVEPASPQFEANEAAQRALVEELREKLAAAALGGPEKSRERHVARGKLLPRDRVDLLLDEGSPFLEVAPLAAEDLYDGASPAAGVIAGIGVVEGRLVMVVCNDATVKGGTYYPLTVRKHLRAQEIALENGLPCVYLVDSGGAFLPMQDEVFPSKDHFGRIFYNQAQLSARKIPQIAAVMGSCTAGGAYVPAMSDETVIVKNQGTIFLGGPPLVKAAIGEVVTAEELGGGEVHARISGVADHLAENDEHALQIVRDIVATLPETPARAWDVLPVREPVVDPAELYGAVPVDVNASYDVREVIARLVDGSEFHEFKREYGDTLVTGFAHVMGHPVGIVANNGVLFSESARKGAHFIELCDQRGVPLLFLQNITGFMVGKDAEHGGIARDGAKMVTAVATARVPKFTIVIGGSFGAGNYSMCGRAYSPRFLWMWPAARISVMGGAQAASVLATVKRGQLEAAGQEWSAEDEEAFKAPIREQYETQGSPYYSTARLWDDGIIDPMDTRRVLGLALDAASRVPLPETSFGLFRM
- a CDS encoding TetR/AcrR family transcriptional regulator translates to MSTTREEQVSESPATARSVAKEERRKALVSQAARLFADSGFAKVSLEALGAAVGMSGPAVYRHFPSKQAVLEELLLGVSRRLLDGGREVMDAAADSAPGGMALRALVRFHTDFALSQPEVIRIQDRDFQSLPEASRKQVRELQRAYVELWVQALGAELPGAGPSERRLRVHACFGLINSTPHSLRERGRTVPAKTARPVLEAMAYAALTAPSGTD
- a CDS encoding acyl-CoA dehydrogenase family protein; its protein translation is MPDFELSDEYQDLSDTVREFADEVVAPVAQKHDEEHSFPYEVVAGMAELGLFGLPFPEEYGGMGGDYFALALALEQLGRVDQSVAITLEAGVSLGAMPVYRFGTDAQKEEWLPSLASGQALAGFGLTEREAGSDAGGTQTKARREDGQWVINGSKEFITNSGTDITRLVTVTAVTGITERPDGTVKKEISTILVPTDTPGFIAEKAYNKVGWNASDTHPLTLKDVRVPEENLLGVEGRGYANFLSILDEGRIAIAALATGAAQGCVDASVRYARERSAFGNMIGKYQAIQFKIARMQARAHTARLAYYDAAARMLAGKPFKSQAAIAKMVAGEAAMDNARDATQVFGGYGFINEFPVARHYRDSKILEIGEGTTEVQLMLIARELGL